TTATTGCTATAATCAGTAAATCCTTAAGTTGATCAACAATTCTAACTTTTAAGCATGTTGTAgtatatcatattttgaaatCGTAGCAACTCAAAGCTATTGCAAAAGTCAAGGTATACCAATTTCCTATTTAAATTGTTTGTACTTTATTTAATCACACTCAATTAAGTAAACAAACAAGTGTATCGTGGttataaaatcaattttgaaaatatatacattaagtttttgacaaataaaagtgaaaggAAGGGACTATACGAAACTGTATCAactaaaatgatattttaatatatttgaactaATTTGGCCAAACCTTTCcctgtgttttattttttttaattataaaatccTCCTCCTTTGCCCTTTTGACTAAGtggtaaagaaaaagaaaaaaagaaaatggtttGTACGTTGGCGGGAGTCAATTACCTCTATAAATATGTCTCCATGAACTGAACCTCCTCTCGAAAATCTACCTTCCAGCGAAAGCTGCTAGATCCAGATTAGGGCTTTTTTCTATGATGCTTAAAGGTCGAGAAAGTTTGATCAGATTAGTAGGTCGGCGTCGGCGATTTCTCCGTCGCCGTTCTCTTATCACTTCATCTGTTCCTCAGGTACTAGTTTTTCCAATCACCATTTACACAATATGTCATTCTGTCTATATAGATTCACTGTTAAACTATTGTATCCGATGATTTACAGATTGGTTATAAAGAAGATAAGGATGAGGTAAACACTGAAAGTGGAAATGGAAATGGTGATGAGCAATGGGTTGATTGTCCTGTTTGTGGGGCGAAGGTTCGAGGTGAAGAACCTGTTATTAACTCTCATTTAGGTACGTACAAGTTCCTTCTGTTCTGAtgttagtattttaatttttttttgagtagTTTAGGATACTTTCTTCTATACTTAGTGTAAAAATGGTAtcttgttatgtttatatgtgtgTTGTTCAATTGTGCTTTGGATTTAAGGGAAGTGCTCAAGTTGCTGGAGAAGTTCTGATGGTGGAATTTGGTCAATCCAGTAGTTCTGTTTCAAAATCAATATGTGAAAAAAATCCACAAAGTTCAAATGATAAGATTTTGAAACCAGTGAATCAAATGGATTGTggtttaattttgaaattaaacatgttaagtttaaatttttgatCTGCTTTTATGGatgtatttgaaattttaaatttcttggaTACCAATTTGTCAGATGAGTTATGAACTTATTTCTAGAATGTTGATGAGTTGAGCTAGGATTGTGAATGCATGTGCTACTAATGGTACTGAAATTTCTTGCTTTCAAAATGTAAAGAATTCATTTTGAAATTGTTGAGTGAGTACTCCTTTTGCTGTGTTTATTTAATCGGCatcacaaagaaaagaaatcTCAAGAAAGAACATTTAAATTAAGAGGAACCTGTTCTCTACTTAGGCATCGTGTGAATTCAATGATTTGGCATTGCCACTAGACTACtatttctcattttttcccaGTAGACATAAAACCCAATTTTACAAGGTAAAATACAACTGCAAAAAGAGAACCATGAAATTCAGTCCACTTGTTTACCCCTATTCCCTTTGTAAAGTGTACTAAGAAGCTTGTATTAGTTGCAGCTTTAGTGCCAAGttaattgttttgtttttaatcTTTTCAATTAATCTGTTCTGTTATTTGTTTGACTTTTGAGCTATATGTAAACTTACAATGGAACATTATTTTTCAGATAAATGCCTTGCTAGAGGAACTAAACGCAAATTAAGTCAGTGCACCCTTTTCCAGTTGAAATTTTGCGCACGACCTAAAGTTACAGCCTCATTCATTGATTCAGACTTGACAAGGACAGAGTTCGGTTCAAGTGCAAATGATGGTAATATCCCTGTTCTGGCTTCTGAAATGAGAAACTCAGATGTTTCAAAAAATAACGTCCAAGATGAATCCAGTTCATCTTCAGTCTCACTTACTTTGGCAACCAGCAGATCCAATATTCTCACAAGAAATAGTAGTCTCTGTAGTAGGGTTGATCGAGCGGAGAACTTAGATGGTCTCCCTGATTTCGATGATGAATGCAAATCTCTGTCTGGTGCAAAGTCGATGCAAATTGTGGGGCTAGAGGGTTTTCCTCACCACCAAATAAGTGATGATAAAATTGACAACTTCACAGGCTCACCTTTGTCACTTTCTGAAAACAGGACTCCTACATATGTGGAACCTTTGGAAGATGATGATAACTCTAAGATTTTGCTTGATACTTTCATTGTTGGCCGTAAGTTTGCTGATGACACAGAGTTAATTATTGGAGCAATGGTGATGCTTTCAAGAGATTCCGAGAATGTCAAGGATCCAAACGCAATCAAGGTTGATCTTCACGTACCTTCTTAAAAAACTTTGGTAACATTGTATCTCAAGACGTGGGTAAAAAGCATTGCTCGTATGTTCTGGCAGGTTCTAACAAAAGATACTGGTCACAGTAAAGAGCTAGGTTTTATCCCCAGGGAATTGGCACAATATGTATCTCCATTGATTGACAATTTCCAGATGACGTTTGAGGTAATAATACTAGACATTTTGTGGTCATATTCTAAGTTTTCCGTTTTCCATACAAGCTTCAACTTGTCTTACCTTTGCTCTTATTGTATTTAAATATCTAAAAGCATATTTAGTATGAGTTTTTGAAAGGACAAGTATATATGAACCATTTCAATGTCTGCTGAagcattttaaaaatatcttggTTAAATAGTAGGACTTCTTGTGGAGAACTTTTTGTGGTAACACACAAAGAACTTAAAATATATAGGGTGATTagctatttcaaattttatcagTGGGGGATTTGGGAAAGAATGAGGAGTCCAACCATCAAATCTTGGTTTAATGGTTGTGATTAGCTATATCATGCTTGGAATATTTAGggttttgtaaaaataacattCTGAATATTTAGggttttgtaaaaataacattCTATGTGCCTTGTATGGATGGAAGTTGGATGTGAAAATTCCCTTGCAGGTGCCTTTGCTtttggaagaatgaaaaatgatcaACTTTAAGAAGTAGGGTCTATATATAGGCACTGGTATTTTATACTTAAGCGTAGTAGGGTCTATATATAAGCACTGGTATTTATACTGAAGCGTAGTTGTATGTCAGTTCATTCTGTCTGGCACTGAACAAGTATTCTGCATGCATCTGTAACTGTACATAGATTTGGTCTTGCACACTATTTGGTTCCAGCATAAAAACCAACTTACAAGTACAAATAATTATAAACCGTTTAGCCACTTCAATATAAACCGTTTAGCCGCTTCAAAATCAGCTACATTTATTTGCTAGTGAGGCTATTGGACCAGTTAAAGGTTGTTCAATAACCTTCCAATACAATAAATCGTATACAATATATAAGTAGCATTTTAACGAATAAAGAAAAGCAATGTGAGCTCCAGCTAGCTGTAAATTCTAGAAAATATCTTTGTGTTCTCCCGGCCGTTTGTATTCTTTTAACTATTTACTTGTGTCAATTGATATTATGGATTTTCGTAAGTATGGACTGATCACTAGCTTGCATGGATTTAGGGCCATATAACTTCTATTCCACGGCATCCTCATGCAGTTGTCCCAATTCAGATATATTCCTCTAGCATTGCTTCTTTTGGTGAAAAGGACTCCTCTAGTTTCCAAGAATTTAATTCCTTTAGGAAAAATGCTCTATGTGCTGCTGAATTCTCGAAGACTCACCCTCCTGTCCCTGCAAAATACCAGCATAACCTTCTATTATTACTAAAGGAGGTTTTGAAGATCAATGCACATCTTTTTGCTGAAGGCGAGAAGACCTTATTGAGTATGATCGTCTTCATTAATTGGATCATCCCAGATAATCTTTGATAAATTTGCATATATAACTCCGTTTTTATCCTCTGTTGGTACAGAAGCTTTTTTATCACTCTCAGATGATAGTCAGAGGCTCTTTGCTCGGCTTTATGCACGTAAAGGTATTCAACTTCAATAGCTCTTTTGGCTTGCAACTTTAATATTCTAGAGTTGGTTAATTTCTAGATCTTATCCACTTCAGCTTGGTTACTGCCACTTCTTGTAGATGACAAAATCTGTATTTATGGAGTCCAGATGTGCTGCTTGTTTATTAATCAAAAGGCCTTTCAATGTCTGCTAAAAGATTGAAATGTGAAACTCAGCTGTGCTTTCCATCTCATTGGAAATGACTTATTGCAGTGTTCTTATTTCTTGGTCTTTTCATGATAATGTTTGTGTGTGGGTCAGCTTGCCTCAGCTATTCTACCGGGTCCTGGCGTCCTTCTATTAGAATAGATTTCATATAATATTGCTACCACGACTTGAGCAGATGTGAAAAAATCACCTACCTACCTTTGCTAAAATTAGAACCTTGGTCGCCTTTGGTTTATTCCAGCTTCAGCTACCGCTAGATCACACATGTGGTTCAACTAGTTTCTATTTTCATGATACCATTTTTTTGCAGGCACTACCTTTTCCTGACTGCTACAGACCCATAATGAGTAGTCTACCTTATATATGAGACCATGCTAGTAATGAATTGGCTTTTTCTACTTAATGTTACATCACTTACTCTACATTCACTGATAATTTGGTTGCTATCCGGAATCGTATTAGAAGGGCGTGGTTTCAAGTTCTTCTATTTGTACAACTAAAGCTTATCATGttgtgtttttcttcttttactctgtattcatgaaaaattgaattattcatTGCTGGATGATTCAAGAAGTTTCTTGATCTTATTAGCTTCATTGTTTTTTCTTAACTCAGGGCCATGGTTTCGGACAGCTAGCATATCATATGCTGAAATATGTGATTATAAAGAAGCTGTTAAGGGTCTTTCTGGTAGACAAATTCTATAATGCTGTGGTAAATTCTATATAGTCTTGCTCTAAGAGAAGCTGAATGCAACATCATTTAAGTCATCCTCTTTTACTTTGCAGAAGCAGAATGTGTTACTTTATTCGAATCAATTGATAAACTACAAATTGGTGACTTGATGGAGGTATTGGATGTTCTAAATGTTGGTGAACTGCGGGACCTCTACAGTCTTAACAAGGttcttgtttctttctttattttttttatgttccaTACGCCTTGAAGAAAGAAGTGATTCTCTATGGTGAAAAACTTCATGTATTAAAACGAGGTTAATTTGGAAGAATAAGATCAATTCCTTCTTGAAAACTAGAATACCacttattttgaaacaaatGAGAAGGCTAAAACACCACCGCTTATTTTGGAACTGAGGGAGTAGTATATGGTGGAAACTAGAGCTTTATTGGAATATATTACTCTTAACTATGTAACACAAAAGCTATACAGCTTGAAAGATGGAGAGTTAAAAGATGGGAACTAGTAGAATAGTTATTGAGACCAAACATGTGGGGGATTATTCCTTATAGAAAACCTTTTGAAAATTGttgcaattttttcttttttttttctataacatattaaatttcCATCCACTCTTTAGGATAATCTATCCCTACTTCAAAGCTTATCTTGATACACATCATTCTCCTTTTGGTAATTATGTATTGACTTTCATCATTATGGGAGTTTCTTTTCTGTTACTGTAAGGTGGATGTTTAGTTAACTTGTATGTGACTTGACATTGCTGATTTAATCTCCAAGCAATCAGAAGATTTATTAGATGAAATTCAGTCTTGTTAATGCATTTGCAATATCATTTAATATATCTTCCTAGTAGACTGTCTTGTGAGTTTAAAGAAGAAGCTATCTTTAGGTCATGAAAGGCTTGGAGCATTATGGAAGGCTCCTTCTAAATTTGACTGATGCCATAGTTAATGCTCCAATAACGAGATTGGCTTCTGATGACTACACAGAAACAGGATACTGTGTGGACAGATACGGGCCATACAGTTCTTAGCACtaaaaaaagaatcaaggtaaataaataactaatctTCCGCCACCCCAACTTTGGTGGTCAGCTATCACCAAATTTTTTTACTCAGATCTGTACACCCATTTCAGCATCATTTTAATATTgccttcttattttttttcaatcaatcGTGTTTCTTTTCTTGTATGTAGATACCATAACATGTTTATTGAGATTCGTCCATCCTAATTAATTGGACCACTGAAACTAAGTCTTAAAATTGTAGGAATTACTGCTCTTGTATGTTTGTGTATTAATTGCTAATAACATGGTCACACTCTACTTACAATTGATTATCTGGATGATGTATGTTGCATTTTTAACACTTcatcaaaaaggaaaataaaaaaaaggaatatgtTGCCTTACAATAGGGGTTAagctttgttttattttaaaatattctcaaAGTAGAAGGGAAAATGTGGTACTTTCATGCCCTTGTCAGAGCTTGTGCTTTGGCTTCGGTCTTCTCTGGATATGTGTTCAGTTCTTAATTTCTGTCTGACTAAGCTTGCTTTGCACAAGGAAAGAAGAGTAATTGTCTCAATGCAATTGAGGGAAGTGAAAAATGtaagttaaaaagaaataaataaatagatacagTTAGGGTGGTATAGCAAAAAGTTCCATTTTGCCTCTCCACCTGCTGTCATCATAGCTGTGCTGCAAGCAATTTGACAGTTGTAATTTTTTAGTTGTTGCTTTTCTGAGGTGTTCCGTTGATTAATTGCATCTAGTGTTTCCTTCCAAAGATCTGCCAAAAAGTAGTTGTAGTCAGATCAGGATCTCTTAGAAGATTAGGGTTAACGGTTTTATGTGTCTCTACAACAACATGCCCAGTATAATCCCACTTAGTGGCCCCTGGAGATGGTAGAGTGTTATGCAGAGATTACCGCTATTTTCAATAGACACTCTGCCGATTTGATGCGTCTCTTGAAGTAAAAAATTCTAGATGCTTCCTTAGTTGTTCATTGCATTCTTCCCTTTGTTTGTGGGACTTCCATGTTCAATGATAATGGCCTTCCAATTGTCTTGTTTGAGTTACATACATCTTTCTTACAAGCGTgttttattttgagatttagTTCAGTCACATAAGAAGATTGTACGGAACTCTGATCATGGTACAAGAAAGCAAGATTACATTGCTCGGCTTCTTGGTGCGTATGAAAGTGGTTTATGGTAGGTTGTTTTTGAAGTTCTTTATCCCGCTGCTGTCACTCTGTACCACACCTTAATACTCTTTCATGTAATTGCTCCAAAATGACATCACTGCAGCCCCAATCTTCAAAGTATGATTCTAAGAAAAACTGGAAGCTGTATCAGGATATCTGCATTGGCTGAATCTGTCTTTTGGCGTGCTGAGGTGATTTTGGAGAAATCTCTATTATGTCGTCTAGCCTTTTTATAATAAACATTGTTTGGCATGTACCCTTCTAACTTTTTCTTCCTTCAGAGGCTATTTTTTCTGAATGGAGAGCAGGACCTGTCAGCATTCTTACTTGTTGACTTGGGCATTGTAAAATATCCTGCTTATAACTGCATATTCACAGACCAGATTTTTCCAGACAGAAGTGACCtgttgtcttatgaggaggtatGCTAACTCTTGTGAAAAGATACTTTCTGCCCTTATTAGCTGCTGTCAAAAGAGCaaaaacttttttctttatttagttTGAATTTAATGCCCTTAGGCCATTGAGGTTGCACAAGTTATGGATGAGTCTCTTGACGAGAACAACAATGAGTTGGTATCAAGATGCATTGAGATTTCTGCCTCTCAAGTATCTAGCTTTGTGGAGGAAGATAGATCATCACATTTTGGGTCGATGACTGCATTTTTATCTTGCTTTTCAGCCAGTTGGGTATATTCTAAGGTGATCCTGTTGGGTGTTTCTTTCCTGGAGCATGAACGTAGGTGAGGAGGTCCAACATGCTTGATTAGAAGTTAATTCTCTGATGAATCTTACATTTTGTGAACTTGCAACTGAGTTCATTCTTTCAAACACTAAATcaatagtattattattttttaaataaaacgcTATGTCAATATTATCGCAGATTATTCTGGAAATCAGCTTCATCCCCTAGTAAACTAAAGTTGCAATTGAGATCTTCCACGATCCACGAGGAAGAAGAATTTTACAGTATAGTGGCTAATTCTACTTAATGAGAATGTAatgattatttgaaaaataaaaaatcttctaGAGGAATGAGACGATTAGAGAACTAGTATTTTGCTTGTTCAGATgcataaaacaaaaaagacGCCAGGGGGCTTTCTATAGTGAAGAGAGTTAGTGCCCTCCCTCTTCTTGGggttgtcttttttttttttggcagcAAAAATAGGGGATAGTGGTGCGTGTCACGACTGAAAGtcaaaagaaaaagttttatAAGGTAACTGTTCGTGAAAGAAGAATAGAAAATTTGTCACATGGTAAGATCTTGTAAATAGGTTTATGGTTTATGTTCAGTTCCATAAGCTGGTTAATTTCTGATATGTTGTGTTTCCATAATTGGGGAAATCAGTGAGTTGTATTTGGACAGTCAATTTTCGTAGAGGTTTGTCTTTCACTAAGTTGTGAGGAGTTCTCTACTTCATGACATCATACTTGTCTTAAAAGTTCAGTACTTAGATTTTTGTAAGTCAGTCTCATTCTCCTAAGATCAGGTTATCTTTTCTGGAACCTTCAAGTACTCATTTTGTCATCTTACTCACTAGAGTTATGGAGCacatattcatttattttattatttattacgAGAAAGTCCAAATATACTCCCAAGTATTAGAAACAATTTATCCATGATTATCTCATTAATACACAGCAAAGATAGGAGTGAATCTATGAATCACACTTCTAGAAGGTTACATGTCttattgtcttcatcatgacaGAGTTGGGTATTCTGAGGACAGCTGTTTGACATTCTTCAaccatttttttccttctatcGTTTGACATTACAGAGTTTAGTCACTGATATGTGTTGTATATCAATCAACGAAAGAGGGAAAAGAAAAATGGTAGAGGTAAAGCATAGATCTTTATATTGGTATTGTTGAACGTAGATATCATTTAATTGGCCCTTTCTGGGCGATAGATGCCATCTAATTGTCTTTAAAGTTGGAGAATACACTTGTCCCTCATTGATTGTGTAAGGATTACCAAAGGGGTTAGTAAAATCATGGGATGCTCTGCCCATTGCTCAAGGGTTTGGGTTAGTTCAATATCTTtctcatggtatcagagcaagctTTAGTGAATCCTACTCTCTCAATGCTTCTCTCTTCATATTCTGTCAACTCAACCCATAAAGTTGTCTGGGCTTCTCTCTTTTATTTAGCAGCTCTTTGAGCCACTAACTTTGCTCCAAGTTCACTTTAGCCTGCTCACTGTCCAGGCAATCTTTTCAGCCAGTTGAACATCTTTTCTACGTCAGGTCAGCTTTTCAATCTCCTCAAAAGGAAaacccaaaaaaacaaaaacaattcaGTGTTAACTCATGTGAAAACCCAAGAACAGGGTTACATGTGTGGGAGGGTGTTAGAGAATACACTTATCCCTTGTTGATTGTGTAGGGTTGCCAAAGAGGTTACAATGTCCGAGGCAGCTCCATAACTGCCTTATGGTCTTAGGTTGGATTCTGAGATTCTTTCAGAATATTTTACATCAATTCTTTCTAACAAGTGATAGTCCACCTTTGTGCATGTTTTCTCATTTGATCCGagttttttttctataaattgattGCGGGCTAGTAGAAGGACAGATTGATGATCTAATGAGGGCTAGTATGGTGAAATTGAATTGAGTGAATGGCCTGGGAGGTTGTCTTTATAAGTGGACTTATTTCAGATGATTTATGAGCCTCTGTTAATATTGTTAAACAATGCGCAAGTTCATGTTATGACTAAAACTAACGGGAATACAGTCAGGTGGATCATGGATGTATGTTCACTCTTCATTGGACATTTTCTTGTGATGGTGGTGATACTGTTTTAAGTGAAGTTTCTTGTGTATTAAGCATTAAAAGTGGGGATACTTTTTCAGGTATAAAGATGCAATCGATTTGCTTAAGCTGCTGTTAGTTAAATTTAAATCTGATCGAAGAAGGGGATATTGGACTCTGCGGCTCTCAATTGATTTGGAGCATGTTGGGTGCCTTGATGAGAGTCTTGAAGTAGCTGAAAAGGGGT
The nucleotide sequence above comes from Solanum pennellii chromosome 9, SPENNV200. Encoded proteins:
- the LOC107031570 gene encoding fanconi-associated nuclease 1 homolog isoform X2; amino-acid sequence: MMLKGRESLIRLVGRRRRFLRRRSLITSSVPQIGYKEDKDEVNTESGNGNGDEQWVDCPVCGAKVRGEEPVINSHLDKCLARGTKRKLSQCTLFQLKFCARPKVTASFIDSDLTRTEFGSSANDGNIPVLASEMRNSDVSKNNVQDESSSSSVSLTLATSRSNILTRNSSLCSRVDRAENLDGLPDFDDECKSLSGAKSMQIVGLEGFPHHQISDDKIDNFTGSPLSLSENRTPTYVEPLEDDDNSKILLDTFIVGRKFADDTELIIGAMVMLSRDSENVKDPNAIKVLTKDTGHSKELGFIPRELAQYVSPLIDNFQMTFEGHITSIPRHPHAVVPIQIYSSSIASFGEKDSSSFQEFNSFRKNALCAAEFSKTHPPVPAKYQHNLLLLLKEVLKINAHLFAEGEKTLLKAFLSLSDDSQRLFARLYARKGPWFRTASISYAEICDYKEAVKGLSEAECVTLFESIDKLQIGDLMEVLDVLNVGELRDLYSLNKSHKKIVRNSDHGTRKQDYIARLLGAYESGLCPNLQSMILRKTGSCIRISALAESVFWRAERLFFLNGEQDLSAFLLVDLGIVKYPAYNCIFTDQIFPDRSDLLSYEEAIEVAQVMDESLDENNNELVSRCIEISASQVSSFVEEDRSSHFGSMTAFLSCFSASWVYSKVILLGVSFLEHERRYKDAIDLLKLLLVKFKSDRRRGYWTLRLSIDLEHVGCLDESLEVAEKGLLDSWVRAGCIVALQRRVLRLGKPPRRWKTPSFSNSINRKIVEVQGRPVNCKTGVKNVFYGEDGERCGVEDLALEYYAGEGGRWQGVHTESGIWLTIFGLLMWDIVFADVPNVFRTKFQTAPLDLETDSFYEVRKGLVEGFLDKIEHGMAEELLIMSWESHMGTVCRGVKWDKHSLSELRAAVTCIGGPCLASICRNLAQDYRSWSSGMPDLLLWRFHDEYRGEAKLVEVKGPRDRLSEQQRAWLLFLIDCGFNVEVCKVSHSPI
- the LOC107031570 gene encoding fanconi-associated nuclease 1 homolog isoform X1: MMLKGRESLIRLVGRRRRFLRRRSLITSSVPQIGYKEDKDEVNTESGNGNGDEQWVDCPVCGAKVRGEEPVINSHLDKCLARGTKRKLSQCTLFQLKFCARPKVTASFIDSDLTRTEFGSSANDGNIPVLASEMRNSDVSKNNVQDESSSSSVSLTLATSRSNILTRNSSLCSRVDRAENLDGLPDFDDECKSLSGAKSMQIVGLEGFPHHQISDDKIDNFTGSPLSLSENRTPTYVEPLEDDDNSKILLDTFIVGRKFADDTELIIGAMVMLSRDSENVKDPNAIKVLTKDTGHSKELGFIPRELAQYVSPLIDNFQMTFEGHITSIPRHPHAVVPIQIYSSSIASFGEKDSSSFQEFNSFRKNALCAAEFSKTHPPVPAKYQHNLLLLLKEVLKINAHLFAEGEKTLLKAFLSLSDDSQRLFARLYARKGPWFRTASISYAEICDYKEAVKGLSEAECVTLFESIDKLQIGDLMEVLDVLNVGELRDLYSLNKSHKKIVRNSDHGTRKQDYIARLLGAYESGLCPNLQSMILRKTGSCIRISALAESVFWRAERLFFLNGEQDLSAFLLVDLGIVKYPAYNCIFTDQIFPDRSDLLSYEEAIEVAQVMDESLDENNNELVSRCIEISASQVSSFVEEDRSSHFGSMTAFLSCFSASWVYSKVILLGVSFLEHERRYKDAIDLLKLLLVKFKSDRRRGYWTLRLSIDLEHVGCLDESLEVAEKGLLDSWVRAGCIVALQRRVLRLGKPPRRWKTPSFSNSINRKIVEVQVQGRPVNCKTGVKNVFYGEDGERCGVEDLALEYYAGEGGRWQGVHTESGIWLTIFGLLMWDIVFADVPNVFRTKFQTAPLDLETDSFYEVRKGLVEGFLDKIEHGMAEELLIMSWESHMGTVCRGVKWDKHSLSELRAAVTCIGGPCLASICRNLAQDYRSWSSGMPDLLLWRFHDEYRGEAKLVEVKGPRDRLSEQQRAWLLFLIDCGFNVEVCKVSHSPI
- the LOC107031570 gene encoding fanconi-associated nuclease 1 homolog isoform X5, producing MMLKGRESLIRLVGRRRRFLRRRSLITSSVPQIGYKEDKDEVNTESGNGNGDEQWVDCPVCGAKVRGEEPVINSHLDKCLARGTKRKLSQCTLFQLKFCARPKVTASFIDSDLTRTEFGSSANDGNIPVLASEMRNSDVSKNNVQDESSSSSVSLTLATSRSNILTRNSSLCSRVDRAENLDGLPDFDDECKSLSGAKSMQIVGLEGFPHHQISDDKIDNFTGSPLSLSENRTPTYVEPLEDDDNSKILLDTFIVGRKFADDTELIIGAMVMLSRDSENVKDPNAIKVLTKDTGHSKELGFIPRELAQYVSPLIDNFQMTFEGHITSIPRHPHAVVPIQIYSSSIASFGEKDSSSFQEFNSFRKNALCAAEFSKTHPPVPAKYQHNLLLLLKEVLKINAHLFAEGEKTLLKAFLSLSDDSQRLFARLYARKGPWFRTASISYAEICDYKEAVKGLSEAECVTLFESIDKLQIGDLMEVLDVLNVGELRDLYSLNKSHKKIVRNSDHGTRKQDYIARLLGAYESGLCPNLQSMILRKTGSCIRISALAESVFWRAERLFFLNGEQDLSAFLLVDLGIVKYPAYNCIFTDQIFPDRSDLLSYEEAIEVAQVMDESLDENNNELVSRCIEISASQVSSFVEEDRSSHFGSMTAFLSCFSASWVYSKVILLGVSFLEHERRYKDAIDLLKLLLVKFKSDRRRGYWTLRLSIDLEHVGCLDESLEVAEKGLLDSWVRAGCIVALQRRVLRLGSGQTSELQNRGEECLLW
- the LOC107031570 gene encoding fanconi-associated nuclease 1 homolog isoform X3 is translated as MMLKGRESLIRLVGRRRRFLRRRSLITSSVPQIGYKEDKDEVNTESGNGNGDEQWVDCPVCGAKVRGEEPVINSHLDKCLARGTKRKLSQCTLFQLKFCARPKVTASFIDSDLTRTEFGSSANDGNIPVLASEMRNSDVSKNNVQDESSSSSVSLTLATSRSNILTRNSSLCSRVDRAENLDGLPDFDDECKSLSGAKSMQIVGLEGFPHHQISDDKIDNFTGSPLSLSENRTPTYVEPLEDDDNSKILLDTFIVGRKFADDTELIIGAMVMLSRDSENVKDPNAIKVLTKDTGHSKELGFIPRELAQYVSPLIDNFQMTFEGHITSIPRHPHAVVPIQIYSSSIASFGEKDSSSFQEFNSFRKNALCAAEFSKTHPPVPAKYQHNLLLLLKEVLKINAHLFAEGEKTLLKAFLSLSDDSQRLFARLYARKGPWFRTASISYAEICDYKEAVKGLSEAECVTLFESIDKLQIGDLMEVLDVLNVGELRDLYSLNKSHKKIVRNSDHGTRKQDYIARLLGAYESGLCPNLQSMILRKTGSCIRISALAESVFWRAERLFFLNGEQDLSAFLLVDLGIVKYPAYNCIFTDQIFPDRSDLLSYEEAIEVAQVMDESLDENNNELVSRCIEISASQVSSFVEEDRSSHFGSMTAFLSCFSASWVYSKVILLGVSFLEHERRYKDAIDLLKLLLVKFKSDRRRGYWTLRLSIDLEHVGCLDESLEVAEKGLLDSWVRAGCIVALQRRVLRLGKPPRRWKTPSFSNSINRKIVEVQVQGRPVNCKTGVKNVFYGEDGERCGVEDLALEYYAGEGGRWQGVHTESGIWLTIFGLLMWDIVFADVPNVFRTKFQGVLQD
- the LOC107031570 gene encoding fanconi-associated nuclease 1 homolog isoform X6; this translates as MVMLSRDSENVKDPNAIKVLTKDTGHSKELGFIPRELAQYVSPLIDNFQMTFEGHITSIPRHPHAVVPIQIYSSSIASFGEKDSSSFQEFNSFRKNALCAAEFSKTHPPVPAKYQHNLLLLLKEVLKINAHLFAEGEKTLLKAFLSLSDDSQRLFARLYARKGPWFRTASISYAEICDYKEAVKGLSEAECVTLFESIDKLQIGDLMEVLDVLNVGELRDLYSLNKSHKKIVRNSDHGTRKQDYIARLLGAYESGLCPNLQSMILRKTGSCIRISALAESVFWRAERLFFLNGEQDLSAFLLVDLGIVKYPAYNCIFTDQIFPDRSDLLSYEEAIEVAQVMDESLDENNNELVSRCIEISASQVSSFVEEDRSSHFGSMTAFLSCFSASWVYSKVILLGVSFLEHERRYKDAIDLLKLLLVKFKSDRRRGYWTLRLSIDLEHVGCLDESLEVAEKGLLDSWVRAGCIVALQRRVLRLGKPPRRWKTPSFSNSINRKIVEVQVQGRPVNCKTGVKNVFYGEDGERCGVEDLALEYYAGEGGRWQGVHTESGIWLTIFGLLMWDIVFADVPNVFRTKFQTAPLDLETDSFYEVRKGLVEGFLDKIEHGMAEELLIMSWESHMGTVCRGVKWDKHSLSELRAAVTCIGGPCLASICRNLAQDYRSWSSGMPDLLLWRFHDEYRGEAKLVEVKGPRDRLSEQQRAWLLFLIDCGFNVEVCKVSHSPI
- the LOC107031570 gene encoding fanconi-associated nuclease 1 homolog isoform X4, with translation MMLKGRESLIRLVGRRRRFLRRRSLITSSVPQIGYKEDKDEVNTESGNGNGDEQWVDCPVCGAKVRGEEPVINSHLDKCLARGTKRKLSQCTLFQLKFCARPKVTASFIDSDLTRTEFGSSANDGNIPVLASEMRNSDVSKNNVQDESSSSSVSLTLATSRSNILTRNSSLCSRVDRAENLDGLPDFDDECKSLSGAKSMQIVGLEGFPHHQISDDKIDNFTGSPLSLSENRTPTYVEPLEDDDNSKILLDTFIVGRKFADDTELIIGAMVMLSRDSENVKDPNAIKVLTKDTGHSKELGFIPRELAQYVSPLIDNFQMTFEGHITSIPRHPHAVVPIQIYSSSIASFGEKDSSSFQEFNSFRKNALCAAEFSKTHPPVPAKYQHNLLLLLKEVLKINAHLFAEGEKTLLKAFLSLSDDSQRLFARLYARKGPWFRTASISYAEICDYKEAVKGLSEAECVTLFESIDKLQIGDLMEVLDVLNVGELRDLYSLNKSHKKIVRNSDHGTRKQDYIARLLGAYESGLCPNLQSMILRKTGSCIRISALAESVFWRAERLFFLNGEQDLSAFLLVDLGIVKYPAYNCIFTDQIFPDRSDLLSYEEAIEVAQVMDESLDENNNELVSRCIEISASQVSSFVEEDRSSHFGSMTAFLSCFSASWVYSKVILLGVSFLEHERRYKDAIDLLKLLLVKFKSDRRRGYWTLRLSIDLEHVGCLDESLEVAEKGLLDSWVRAGCIVALQRRVLRLGSGSGQTSELQNRGEECLLW